ATGCCGTGGCATTGGGCAAAGGCATCAGGGACGCGATCGGTATCCTCATGACACTGGCCGTTCCAATACCCGAGTCCCCCGGACCCCCCACCGGTTCGGTTGGATTGCCAGGTTTTGTCCGCGGTCGCTTCGCTGCGCGGGGGCTTGGTTGCCGGTTTTCGGCATTGCTTTGCTCGCCGAGTGGGGACGGTGGGGTTTCTACGATCGCGCGAACTGGAGAAGCAGCGCGATGTCGTGGTGGTCGGCGGCTTGCAGGGCGGTGATGTAGCGGCGTCGCATGTCGCCGGAATCCTGGAGGTTCGCGCTGCCCCAGGAAAAACGCTTTCCGCCGAGGCTCAGGACGAGCAGGTCCGCCATCAGGCGGGCGTGGCGTCCGTTCCCGTTGGGGAAGGGGTGGATCTTCACCAATCGATGGTGGAACCGTACGGCGATCTCGTCGACAGAAAATGTCTGATCGGCGACCCATGCCTTGGTGTCGTCCAGCAGTTGCCGTAGGGCGACAGGGATATGGCTGTGGGTGATCCCGATGTTCCGCTCGCTGGTGCGGAACTTGCCAGCCCAGCGCCAGACATCGCCAAGCATGCGCCGATGCAGTTCGCGGACGAATTTCTCGTCCAGCACGTCGCGACGTCGACCCAAGGCCCAGTCCTGCGCTCTGGCGATGTTGCTTTGCTCGGCCTCGTTCAGGTCGCTCCGAAAGGCGATGTGCGATGGGATCAGTTCGCGTTTTTCCTCGATGGTCAGCGGGGTGGCGTCGTCTGGCTCCTGGAACAGGTCGGTCATGCAGGGTTGTCCCAGAACAGGCGCGGGTTTTTCTCGCGCACGAGTTCATCCAACCAGGCTTCGGAGTCAGGCGATTTCACTTTCTGATCTTCCAGGGCCATGGAGTGCTCCACAGGGCCCATGCGTTGGCGTCCGAAGGCACGCGCACGGTCGCGGATCGTTGCCTCCAGAGGCTTGTTGGGAACCAGCGCATAGACCAACGTGCAGTCCAGCGCTTGGGCGACCCGCCGCAAGGTCGCCAGTTCGATGGATCCCTTGGCCTCGGACTGTTCCAAGGAAACAACGGAAGGCTGCTTCACGTTCAGTCGCTCTGCCAGCTGCGCCGTGGTCATGCCAAGGGCTTCGCGAACGGCCTTGATCCAACCGCGCACCGGTGCGCTGAAGCGGGTTGCGGACCCGAGGTCCTTGAATCGAGCATCGAGATGGGCTCGAGCTTGGGAGGCGATTTTGGCCTTGTTCATATGCTGTAGCCTATTTATGAGTTCTATTTCAATCTACTATAGACTATTCCTTCAATGTGATTCAATAGGCTATAACAAATTTTTATGGCTAAACTCTCTGTTCAACAGCGTTGGGCCTTTTGGTTTGCAGGGCTGGTGCCCTGCGCTGCGTTTCCGGGTGCCGGTGGCATTTTCGGCTGCGCCGAGGCTTTTCCGGACGCGGGTCCGGTGCCGTTTTCCGGGTGCGTCGGCACCCGGGCCCCGACCCAGGGGCCGAGCGCGCGGCCCCTGGGAACCCGCGCGCCGGGGGACTCGAACTGGAACGGCCACACCGGTTCGCTGGGACTGTAGGTGAATGGATGCCGTGGCAGTGGGCAAAGGCATCAGGGACGCGATCGACATCCTCATGACACTGGCCGTTCCAATCCCCGAGTCCCCCGGACCCCCACCGGTTCGGTTGGATTGCCAATTTTCGGCATCGCTTCGCTGGCCGGATAGTCTGGCGGGATGGGTGGCGTTGTTGTCGTAGGGAACGGTCGTGACCGTTCCGGGGCTGAGAGCCGCCGTTGCCTGATGGGCGATGTAGGGGCAATCCTCGGATTGCCCTGAAATCGGAAACGGACAGAATGCAACGGCGGCGGCGTAAGCTGGCAGTATCGACAATGGAGCACTTACACAGTTCGTCGGACAGACCCGACAGACCCCAGAGACGTAATGGTCTGTGTCCGAGACATAATGGCGGGTGTCGGAGACGTAATGTTCTGTGTCTGGGACATAATGGAGGGTGTCGGAGATGTAATGGTTTGTGTCAGAGACATAATCGGGCCATAGGGGGACGGAGGCTAGGTTTTCGGGGGTGAAGATGGACCGGGACGTGTTGCGGTTGTTGGGGGAGAGGTTGTTGCCGATGGGGTTTGAGCGATCGGCTCCGACGCGGTTTTTGTTGCGGTCGCAGCCGGTTTCCTTCGAGGTGCACCTCCACAAGTTCTCGTTCGGGAACACCTTCCGGGTCCACTCCAGAATCTGTTTGCCGGGCGAATCGAACGAAGATCGTCATGTGCTCAACGGTCCCTCGTCGTTCGACGGATGGGGACGACAGCGGTGGTGGTGGATCACCGTGCGGTCGTTTTGCTTCGACTTCGGCGAAAGCGCCGCGTCGAGAGCCAAGAGTGCCGACCAGATGCACCAGTACATCCGACGCGTGTTGCTTCCCTGGTTTTGGAAATGGAACGACGTCCAAAAACTGGCCGCCCACAAAAACTCCCCGTTGGGCGCCTCCCAGAAAGCCTTTCTCCGACGGCTTCCCTCTTGAGGCAATCGCTCCTCGTTGAGGGGGAGGGCGTGTTCCGATCCGGACATTTTCTGGGTGATCTCAGAACGGACGGTTTCCGGTCGA
This DNA window, taken from Fibrobacterota bacterium, encodes the following:
- a CDS encoding mobile mystery protein B; the encoded protein is MTDLFQEPDDATPLTIEEKRELIPSHIAFRSDLNEAEQSNIARAQDWALGRRRDVLDEKFVRELHRRMLGDVWRWAGKFRTSERNIGITHSHIPVALRQLLDDTKAWVADQTFSVDEIAVRFHHRLVKIHPFPNGNGRHARLMADLLVLSLGGKRFSWGSANLQDSGDMRRRYITALQAADHHDIALLLQFARS
- a CDS encoding mobile mystery protein A produces the protein MNKAKIASQARAHLDARFKDLGSATRFSAPVRGWIKAVREALGMTTAQLAERLNVKQPSVVSLEQSEAKGSIELATLRRVAQALDCTLVYALVPNKPLEATIRDRARAFGRQRMGPVEHSMALEDQKVKSPDSEAWLDELVREKNPRLFWDNPA